The window agaaagaaaatatattattttggtaaatgttgggaaatttagaccccagttgatagaattaacaagttttaaacccaagttgttaattagatttattataaataaaacttgttaaaacaaacatcaatatcatgtcaaaatcatgcagcggaaaaacAAATAAGACAAAATACGATgatccaggaaaaccaatgaaacaaactagtttcatagtaaaaaatcTAGGGgaaaaccttcccgaaaagcaatttactatagtaaagagaagttttagatctagtacaaaacctttgtccttAGACTCTAAAATCCCTGTAGATGAACTCACAAcaaaaaccttctaccgcttcagaacctctgaactcttcaatatatgaatgtcATCCTTTTtgttgcacgaatcccagtacgtgactaactcctttgcacgaatcccagtacatgactcaCTCACTAACttgaggaagaagaatgttggctgcaaagttcttcacatcatcaacaatgaagatcaagaagcacttggttacaaaatcctaaggcGCAGATACGCaatagcttctttcagagagaataaggcatcgatcaccttttgcatatgttctccttgtattatCATATGTGATGagctctaaaataagccttatataggtctagggttgtgagaaaagaaaccctacacatacatgtcatcatgggccgaaaatcatatttgaaaatctgaattttcgTAACCTCAATCGATCGAGAGGTgttgaggaggtgtcgagctttaaacttCGACAAATAcagctatcgaggaggtgtcgagtaCGTGTTGAGGGGACAGAAATTTGCTAGATCGATCAACCTAGCTATCGAGAAGTGtcaagattgcgataagaaGCAACTGAAGAGCTCAACAAATAAGccaggtgtcgagaggtgtcaagcaactatcgagctttaaaattcagcactttctcacttgattcttagacaaacttgcatggttttaacacttgaacttgaaacaaggtttcttgaagtattaaacacatcctagatctaccaaaatacaagtaaagtgcgttttttcaaaggattaaccaattacataaaatagtgatatatgttcctaacaagtgaatcacatatgtcctaacagtaaatatattttattgtgtagatatattattttaatgaatagaatagaaaaaataaaagttgggatgttagGTGTGTTGTAAAagggtatggtataattgattaaagtaactttttgagatAGTAAAATAGAATAAGATGGCATTTCTGGTTATGAATGCTCTAAGCGTCTTAAATTgaaccttctttttcttttctatctttttaggTTATTTAAGGTTACGGTTTAGATTAAATAATTGTTGTGTCCCTATCCCTTAACTTTAGGGATAACCAATCATTTTTCAACCCCTATCTTTAAGACTCCTAAATGGAGCAATGATTTTAGCCAAACCACTTTTGACCTAGCCCTcttcaaaaatttattattttacatacATGTTTATTGCATCATTATACTATATCATgacaattattaaattttatttttatttctgtaaTTCTTGTTATGTTGTATACCCTTTATCAGAATTTCAAAACCTATGTTGCATCACTGAGGAATGATGAGATATGGGAGAAAGgcaaaatgaataataatttGATTAGGGAAAGAGCCCCTTCAATTGTGTAATCTTGTAATCAAGTTTATGAGGGGTTTACATTTAAGGGGGGACTTTAATGGCTATCTGAATACCAATATCAGAATCACAAGGAAGTGTGTATGTATTCAATGAATTTATAGCATTGGCCGACAAGCCCgtgtaatctttgaaatttcattgtGATGGGGATAAATCATTGCAATTATTGGTCTTTAAAAAGGAATTCCTTGTAAGTGTAAGTcacgttgactacgtccctgccctttaaAAACAACACCAATCGCTCCTATTGGTTGAATGGTTTAGTAAAGTATTTAAATAGTGGCGAAATGGGCAGTTTGCTGCCGATGACATTGCGAGAAATCTACTAAACCTTAGCATTTAGAGAAAGgtgaagtcgtaacaaggttttcGTAGGTGAATCTGTGGAAAGATCATTGTCGAGACCTGCCTAGTAGAATGACCCTCAAACTAGTGACGACTGGCTAGGGATGGGAGGCGGCCTCGCCCCTCGTCCCCATGTGGTTAGGGACTCGTGCGTCAAACTGAACCCTAGCACAGAATACGCCAAGGAACTTAAACCAAAAAGCCCCACCAGTGGCCTCAAACATGGTGTGCTACATGCATCAAcctattttatttgttcaaaATGACTCTCGGCAACGAATATTTAGGATCTCGCGTCAATGAAGAATGTAatgaaatgcgatacttggtgtgaattgcaaaCTCCCATAAATCattgaatttttgaacacaAGTTATGCCTGAAGCCATTCGGACAAAGGCACATCTACCCAGGTGTCATGCACCGTTGCTCCCCCTTCCCCCCAAACCCCTTGCCCTTCAAGGGTCGCAGTGCATTCACGGGGACAAAAGTTGGCCTCCTATGGGCATGCACTCATAGTTAGCCTTAAAGTGAGTCCTCGATGACAAGCGCCATGAAAATCAGTGGTTTTACCAATCCTTGTTCCCCAAACGAGTGCTCATTGACTCCAATGCGTCACCTTGGTGCCACTCCCAACGCAACCCCAAATCAAGCAAGACTACTTgttgagtttaagcatatcaataaatggaggaaaagaaagtTACAAAGATTCCCTTAGTAATGGCAAGTGTGAAAACCCCATTTAGTTCCGACCTATACCCAAACCTTCCGGTCCCAATGATGAGACTACCAATATGATCAACATCATGTGTGGAGCCCAATAAGgataaaaaccccaaaagtgGCCCAATACAATCCAAGCCCAAGCCTAGTTATGAACTAGAAAACCAAGACCAAAGCAGAAAAGTCCATTTTTTGACCTAATTTGGCTGAGACTTACAAAAGGTGCGTACACACCCAATCTATGGCATATGCATCTTTTGGATAGAAAGTCTCAAATCAATCCATTTCCATTTTGATAAGATTCTAGGACAACTAGCTTGATCAACCGGTTGCCTAAATGTCTAACCTAACCTTAGACCCTTATTGTGGTAAGTGAataagataaatatatataagcaataaataaataattattcataattttaggagtaattttttttatgagaaaatgtttattttttaaaacaatagaATGTTTTAGTGGGAATTAAATATGTATTTCTACCAAATTGTTTATgaataaaacaatttgaaaaccAACAGGAGAGTTTTTTGTAAGCAATATTTTAGTGGGAATTAAATATGTATTTCTACCAAATTGTCCTCCAATTTTGTATGTGTTTAAACATAGAATGTAAGGGTATTTTTAAACTACAACAAAGTCCGTCCCAAACAGGATAAGGCTCTTTATAGAAAAACTTGTGGccatttcattttgaaaattagagaaaagtaaaaagaagagaacgtgaatttcaatattaaaaaGGGAGAGATAAAACatgctaaaatttaggattttgaaaatgagTAATTTTACGTGGGAGTTAgtgatatatttttaaagaattatCCTTAACTTTTGtctttgtttaaaacttggggTGTAGGGGTTATTTTTGAATCACAAAAATGAGAATCCCAAACAAGAGAAAcctcttaaatagtagtaaagATAATGAATGCTTCGTTATATTAAATGTATAATGGTGTTAGGGGTTGGGGTGAGGTGAGACTTGAGATGTTGAGTAAGTTTGTAGTTAACCATGCAAATGTAGGTTCCAATTTgcttaattgataaaatctctTGTTGTTAAATGAGAGATCTGAGGTTCTAACCTTACtgacaccaaaaaccaattattgtcttaaaactaataataagGGCAATTATCATGGAGTGAACACATGAGGAtgaaatcttttattttatctatcaaaaaatcCCAtgcaaatatgtatatatatatatatatatatatctgcgTGTGTGTGTTCAAGTTATACCTTTTCAAGATAGTTGATTTATAATAGATCTAGCGACTGAGAATATTgtttctctttcctcttttctAACAGGAGACATCATTTAATTTACCATTATTATCTCCTCTTTTACTCACTTTTACTTCTAGATTATCTccacatttttctctctcctagATGGTGGTGATGCCTATTTTGACTGTTGCCATAGAAATTACACTAAACAAAAAACACCATTCCTCTtttctctccctccctcccAATAATGATGCTACTACAATGTAAATAAAGCTCATTTTGATTGCTACCATTGAAACAAACATGAAACATCACTGTTTCCTACTTCTTATCAGATATTGATTAGGTATTCAtcccaaacaatttttttttcctatttttatatcTAGATTTTTTATGCTTCTTTGAAAGTTTGTTACGGCTTTTTTTTATCTCCACTTCATATTTctcttcattttaattttctcctCTCCCCAAATGACTCCCCCTCCCttctccatttttattttgtttcttacattctttttcaaaatatatgtccaatttcattttgaaattccAAATCAActcatcattttcatttttcttgtgtGGTTGGCCACCATGGGTGCCTTAGGACCTTGTTGGTAGATGATAAGGATATTTTTGGAATAGGAAAAGAATCCTTAACTTTAGAACCCATCAAGAGAATGTACAAAAATTATGAGCTAACGGCACCAGTAGTCGTCGGTCTCTAGAGTGGTTCATCTGGAACCTCGTACCCAGCACCTATAGAAGCAAAAGGCCAAGTTATAGTAGTAGGACGATTCTCACTCCTAATGACCAAGCAGACAAGCCCATACCAAGCCGACGGATACATGTCCCGTACTAAGCAAACAAATCACACCGAAGGACGGATAAGTGTACAAACGGATCCTACGTGTCCTTGCGTGATCTCCACACATATTCCTATATGGAAATATCTTGTGCTCCACGCACTAAGACCATACTACGCGATTTTCATCTTCCAATATGGGAATATGTCCCAAAGATCTTGGTGACATTAACTCAACCTCCTCCCTATAAGGAAAACTCCTATATTCTCAAGATCTAGGTCTACTCCACATCACTATATAAACATCAGGTTTTCTCTTTTCCAAGGTACATAGAAAAATACCTAGCTCTCTTACTATAGAGTTCTTGAAGATTTCTAATTCACTAACTTAATCTTCGGAGAGTCTTTAGCCAGCACCCTACCGGTGCTCTCAGTTTGGTTCTTGGTTTCTTATTCTTCAGATATCTGTTGGAGCGCTAGAGGACAATCAGCTCATTGACGATTTTTGTGCattatcagttggcgccgtttgtggatTAGCCATATCATCGCTTCTAAGACAAAGAGTCGCATGGTCTAGACGCAATCGATGGCTACCATCAACCTCCTTAGAGAGACAGGtgcaacccccccccccccccacctccAACGCCTTGGAGAGACAGGTGCAAACCTTGGTCACAGCAGTTAAGCGATTTACCCAGCGCAACCAGGAGTTGAAGAAACAACTAAACCAAAGGAATGAACAACGTCCTAAAGATCAGCATGACAAGCGAGATAATGAGGAACAGAACGGCAATCAACTCCTAGCAGGAAAGGGAGGATCAAGAAGAAAGCAACATCCCCAGCAGGAGAGACGGGTAGGAAGACACCGACCGACCGTCGGAGCTGGAAAGTATCGCAATGCGCATGGCATAGGACATGCAGataatgaaggaaaagatggacATGATAATGAACGCCATGAGGGGACAAGTATCCACCAACCTGGATGAGCTATTTCTGCGGACGGACTAACCCTTCACAGCACAAGTAACCTCCTTCCCCCTCTCAGCCAAGTTCCAGATGCCATAAGTGAAAGCATATGATAGGTCACGGGACCCGCTCAATCATCTGGAATCATTTAAGACCCTTATGCACCTACAAGGAGTTCTAGATAAGATCATATGCAGGGCGTTCCCCACTACACTCAAGGGACTAGCAAGAGTGTGGTTCAGCAAACTGTCCCCTAATACCGTCTCTACCTTCAAGGAATTGAGCAAACACTTCGTCACCCACTTTATCAAGGGCCAAAGGTACAAGAGATCCTCAATAAGCCTGTTGAACATTAAACAATGGGAGGATGAAAGCTTGGGATCATACGTGACTCGTTTCAACAAGGAGACCCTTTTGATTGACAAGGTCGACGACAAAGTCTTGGTCACTGCATTCACCAACGGGCTCCAGTCGAGAGAATTCTTTTTCTCCATCTACAAGAACAACTTGAAGATGTTGGCTGACATGTTGTACAAGGCCATTGAATACATGAATGATAAGGATGCCATGATAGCCCGCGGGGGCAGAACAAAGAAAACGGAAAGGCAAGACGATCCCCATCAGGATAGAGGAAGAAAGTCTACCCGAACGAATGACCAAAGGGATGATAGGAAACCAAAACCTCCTCCTGGGAAGACTATCAACTTCACCCCGCTAAACACTCCACTTGACCAAGTTCTCATATAGATAAGGGACGACATGACACTGACTTAGCCGAACAAGCTGAAGGGCGATCCAAACAAAAGAGCAAGGAACAAGTATTGCTGTTTCCATTGGGACCACAAGTACAACACTTCTGAGTGCTATGAACTGAAACAGCAAATAGAAGCCCTCATCAAGCAAGGAAAACGACAGCAGTTCATCAAGGGCAGGAAGAACCCGCCGAGGGACCCCGAATCGAACTGATAGGTCCAAGAATGGTCAAGGGCTCCGCTCAGAGAGATAAGAGTGATCATAGAGGGAAGCACGATGGCTGGTTCCTTTAGGAAAGCAAGAAAGACATACTTGCGGATGGTGCAAAACATCCAAATTTCCGACCGACTATCAAAGATGACTAAGGTTGACAACCTGACCATCAGCTTCACTGAAGATGATGCCCAATGACTCCACCacccccatgatgatgctctggTCATCAACCTACCAATTGTCGACTTTAATACCCGACGAGAGCTAGTGGATAATGGGAGCTCGGTGGACATCCTCTACTATCCTGctttccaacaaatgaggatcaACAAGAAGCGGCTCCTGCCCTCAGATACACCACTAGAGGGATTTGGCGGTACCAAGGTCTTCCTCGTTGGGACCATCACCCTACTAGTGACCATTGACACACCCTCAACAGCTCACTAAGGAGATCAGCTTCTTAGTCGTCGATTAATCCTCCACCTACAACAACATCATTGAGCCACTACACTCAACACATGGAAAGAAGCCACATCTACGTACCACTTACTAGTGAAGTTCCTAAAGGAGTATAGGATAAGAGAAGCGCGTGAAGACCAGAAAGCAACCCACGAATGCTACATAGCCATGTTGGAGATGGACGATCATCTACAAGAACTAAAAAACGAGGAATGACGGGTTACGGTAAAACCAACAAAAGACCTGAAGGAAATCTCTATAGATGACAACTGCCTAGGTCAGATCACCTGCATCAGCACATAGGCAAACTCTTCAATCTGCAAAGAACTTGCCTTCTTCCTAAAGAACAATCAGGACGTCTTTGCTTGGAGCCATGAGGACATGTCGGGAATTAACCCTAGTATCATGGTTCATAAACTCAATGTGTCTTCATCTTTCCCTCCCATTCGACAGAAAAAGAGAATCTTTACTCAAGAGAGAGACAAGGCCATAGCAGAAGAAGTTCACAAGTTGGTAGAAGTGGATTTCATCAAAGAGATGTACTACCCcgattggttggccaatgtagtgATGGTCAAAAAGGCGAATAgcaaatggaggatgtgtgGGGATTTTACAGACTTAAATAGAGCCTGCTCAAACCCACTCCCACGTATCAACCTCCTCATGGATTCGACAGCAAGACATCAGCTACTAAGTTTTATGGACGCGTTCTCTAGCTACAACCAGATCAGGCTGGATGAAGCCGACCAAGAAAAGACTTCATTCGTCACGAGCCAAGGGCTCTTTTACTATAAGGCCATGCCTTTCAGATTAAAGAATGTAGGAGCGACGTATCAAGGACTTGTGAATAGGATGTTCATCCAGCAGATTGGACGGAATGTTGAAATGTACATAGATGACATGTTGGTAAAAAGCAAGGAGGATTGTCACCTGGACGACCTACGAGAAAAATTCAAGACTCTCCATCTCTATGACATTAAACTTAATCCCAACAAATGCGTGTTTGGAGTATTGTTAGGAAAGTTTCTAGACTTCATGGCGTCACAATGAGGCGTGAAGGCCAACCCCGATAAAATACAAGCCATGTTGGAGATGCCACCTCCAAAGAACATCATGGAGGTACAAAGCTTGAACAATAGAGTGGCAACTCTCAACAAATCGTCTCTAGGGCGATAGACAAAGCTTATTATTCTTCAAAACACTAAAAAAGGCCTTTGAATGAACCGACGAATGCCAAAAGGCCTTCGAAAAGCTAAAGATATACCTTACGTCCCTACTGCTACTCAGTTTGTTTAAGCCCGATGAGGAACTCTCCCTCTACTTGGCTGTATCCCCAACGGTCGTTAATTCAGCCCCCATCTGGGAAAAGGACCGCATTCAGTTACCCGTCTACTACACTAGCTAAGCAATCCAAGGGGCAAAAGAGAGGTACCTCTTTATATAGAAGCTAGCCTTTGCCTTGATCATGGCCGCCCATAAGCTCAAGCcatacttccaggcacacaccaTAGTGGTCCAGACGGACAAGCCATTGTGGAAGGCAATGAACAATCTAGAGGCAACCAGACAGTTAGTTTTATAGGTGATAGAGCTCAGCAAGTTTGACGTACTATACCATTCAAGAACTGCGATCAAGGCCTAGGCTTTGGCCACCTTCGTCGTCGAGATCATAGCAAAGGAAGATGAAGTTGAAGGACTAGCACTATGGATAATACGAATGGATGACTCATCCAACCAACACGCTAGAGGAATCGAGGTCGTCCTATAGTCGCCAAAGCGGGATTTGATAGAATGTGCAATTTGTCTGCAATTTCCGACAACCAACAATGAAGCCGATTATGAAGTAGTCCTGACGGGTCTCGACTTGGCAAAGCAGCAGGGGCTTCGTCAGTAGTCATACGCAGCAACTCGCAAGTTATCGTCGAACATATCAACGAAGACTATGAGGCCAAAGGGGAACAAATGAAGGAATACCTAAGCATGGTCAAAGAAAGGGTAAGCCAGAAGTGCTTAGCTAAATTTGTgcaaatcccaagggaagagaatgAGCAAGCTAACCATCTAGCCAAAGTAGCATCTACGAAACACATGGTCATCAACGGTCAGGTATTATCCTTTATCCAATACTCAGCTGCCATTGACAAAATAGATGTACAGGTAATCCCCACGAGAGCCAACTAGATGACATCAATCGTCTCCTACCTCAAGAACGAGATGTTTCTAGAAGACCATAATGCTTCCCGAAGGCTGAAGGTGCAATCGTCATGTTTCATACTGATTAGAGATGTCCTttacaaaagaggtttctctCGTCCGTACCTAAGATGCTTGGTCCTTAACGAAGCAAACTACGTCATGAGGGAAGTCcatgagggagtatgtggaaACCATTTGGGAGCACGATCGCTGGTTCACAAGCTCATACAAGCAGAGTACTATTGGCCTACTATACAGAAGGACACTCAGTCCTACGTGAAGGCGTGCGACAAATGCCAATGCTTCAGCAACATTATATAACAACCGTCAGAACAACTTACCCCAATGAATGCTCCCTGGCCATTCACTTAGTGGGGGCCCAACATAATGGGACCCTTCCCTATGGTAATACGACATCTCAAATTCCTCGTCTTAAGGATCAactatttcactaaatgggtcgaGGTACAACCTTTGGCCACTGTCACTGAGAAGAATGTCAAAAACTTCGTCTTGAAAAGCATTATTTGCCACTTCGAAATCCTCAGAGTCTTCGTCTCTGATAATGGGAAACAATTCGACAACGACACATTCAAGGACTTCTGCCAACAGTTGGGAATCAAAAACCACAATTCATCACCCGCCCACCTACAGGCCAATGGTCAAgttgaggtcacaaaccgatccttgctcaagataatCAAGAGTCGACTCAAAGGGATATGGCCGGACAAATTACCAAGTATGTTATGTGCATACCGAACGACAGCCCGCACGCCTACAGGTGAGACACCCTTCCGCCTTGCATTTGGGAGTGAAGTTGTCATCATATCAGAAGTTGGACTAACTAGCTATAGGGTAGCCCACCATGACGAAAGAAGGAACGAAAAGGGAATGTGCCCACAATTGGACATTTTGGATGAAGTTAGGGCAACAATTGAACAACGAATCACGCACTATCAGGACCTCATGGCTAAGCACTACAACACCAAAGTCAAGCCCTAACACCTCGAAATTGTAGACCTTGTCCTAAGGAAGGTAACGTCAACTACTAAGGACCCCATACAGGGCAAGTTAGGTCCCAACTAGGAAAGGCCTTACAAGATTATGGACTGCCGTAGAAAAGGCACCTACCACTTAGAGACGCTCGACAGACAAAGACTACACCACCCCTGGAATGTCGAGAACCTGAGGAAGTACTACCAATAGCACTACCAAAAGCTACAAACtatgtttcttttctttaaattctGTTAAGTTTTCAAGTTTTTAGGCCTTAAAGCCCGACAGGCGAAATTATCTACATTTTGTATTCAATTTATCTTTAATAAATGGATTATTCACAAGAAATTATGTCTACAAACAATAAAGACCTcacaaaaaatcctaaatcCTACCTATAGGATGGACAGATGACCAAGGATACCGACAGGTACCTAGTCACAAGAAATCCTAAGTCTTACCTATAGGATGGACGGATGACCATGGATACCAACAGGTACCTAGGCACAAAATCCTAAATCCTACCTACGGGGTAGACAAATGACCAAGGGTACTAATGGGTACCTGGTCACAAGAAATCCTTAGTCCTACCTACAGGATGGACAGGTCACCAAAGACACCAACGGGTGCCTTGATCTTGAAATTTATTAAGTCCTACCCTTGGGGTGGACTAATCATCAAAGACACCAACGGGTGCCTCGGTCtggaaaattttgtcaattcctACCTACgaggtggacggatcaccaaggACACTGACGGGTGCTGGGGTCCAAAAATTACTAAGTCCTACCTATAAGCCCTAATTATTCTAAGTCCTACCTATAGGACGGACGAACGGTCAAAGG of the Quercus robur chromosome 10, dhQueRobu3.1, whole genome shotgun sequence genome contains:
- the LOC126704002 gene encoding uncharacterized protein LOC126704002 — protein: MHLQGVLDKIICRAFPTTLKGLARVWFSKLSPNTVSTFKELSKHFVTHFIKGQRYKRSSISLLNIKQWEDESLGSYVTRFNKETLLIDKVDDKVLVTAFTNGLQSREFFFSIYKNNLKMLADMLYKAIEYMNDKDAMIARGGRTKKTERQDDPHQDRGRKSTRTNDQRDDRKPKPPPGKTINFTPLNTPLDQVLI